A genomic segment from Alistipes senegalensis JC50 encodes:
- a CDS encoding PCMD domain-containing protein produces MTRYLKTAFAAAAALLAASCISNDIPYPVVELRIANVEGEGFSVSENNVTSRVVTLTLDEATDIRNVKIDAVTYDAVVHSIELNKAELLDQVRSSQELTGTFNLLSPIYTTLSLYQDYDWTIRAVQTIERRFSVTGQIGATEIDTENRIVRVYVPDDTDLGHIEIEELKLGPAEITTYSPSLEELSGSSFESVRFVDVTCHGVTERWMLYVETTNVKVALREADLWQNTGTVTALISAEEYASGAALEYRIKGDTEWQPMQESGYDAGILTATIAPEWKTETNPNGLTVYKLVPKKGLFAGHTYEFRLLVGGSEQGAPLEYTAPAGNTIPNGDMEDASMSCWTQNNKTAEFWGSGNNTFTKGLCTQASFAGGTRAKLQATSAVGVLASGNLFTGLFQKDLITRGVVSFGQTYAWKARPRALKVQYFAEHIGPVDIDKKFGAPIGMGDQDRARIMVAIVDWNARREVGSGTEPPTGTWDPQEAASTEQGKIIAYGSLFIDESSTGDRMIDTELELHFYDREAKPSGLYQLVISCSTSAYGDFMTGCKSNVLYIDNFEWAY; encoded by the coding sequence ATGACCAGATACCTGAAAACAGCATTCGCAGCGGCCGCGGCGCTCCTCGCAGCGTCGTGCATCAGCAACGATATTCCCTACCCCGTCGTCGAACTGCGCATCGCCAACGTCGAGGGAGAGGGCTTCTCGGTCTCGGAAAACAACGTCACCTCGCGGGTCGTCACCCTCACGCTCGACGAAGCCACCGACATCCGCAACGTGAAGATCGACGCCGTGACCTACGACGCCGTCGTACACAGCATCGAGCTGAACAAGGCGGAACTTCTGGATCAGGTGCGCAGTTCGCAGGAGCTGACCGGCACGTTCAACCTGCTCTCGCCGATCTACACCACGCTGTCGCTCTATCAGGACTACGACTGGACGATCCGCGCCGTGCAGACCATCGAGCGGCGCTTCAGCGTGACGGGACAGATCGGCGCCACGGAGATCGACACCGAAAACCGCATCGTCAGGGTCTATGTCCCCGACGACACCGATCTGGGGCATATCGAAATCGAGGAGCTCAAACTCGGCCCGGCGGAGATCACCACCTATTCGCCCTCGCTCGAAGAGCTTTCGGGCAGCAGTTTCGAATCGGTGCGCTTCGTGGACGTTACCTGCCACGGCGTCACCGAGCGGTGGATGCTTTACGTGGAGACGACCAACGTGAAAGTGGCGCTTCGGGAAGCCGACCTGTGGCAGAATACGGGTACGGTCACGGCGCTCATCTCCGCCGAGGAGTATGCCTCAGGCGCCGCGCTGGAATACCGCATCAAGGGCGACACGGAGTGGCAGCCGATGCAGGAGAGCGGCTACGACGCCGGCATCCTGACGGCGACGATCGCCCCCGAATGGAAAACGGAAACCAATCCGAACGGACTGACCGTTTACAAACTGGTGCCGAAAAAGGGATTGTTCGCAGGCCACACCTACGAATTCCGGCTGCTGGTCGGCGGCAGCGAGCAGGGCGCACCGTTGGAGTACACGGCCCCCGCGGGCAACACCATCCCCAACGGCGACATGGAAGACGCCTCGATGAGCTGCTGGACGCAGAACAACAAGACGGCCGAATTCTGGGGCAGCGGCAACAACACCTTCACCAAGGGACTGTGTACGCAGGCATCTTTCGCCGGCGGCACGCGCGCCAAATTGCAGGCCACCTCCGCCGTGGGAGTCCTCGCCTCGGGCAACCTCTTCACGGGACTTTTCCAGAAGGACCTCATCACCCGGGGCGTCGTATCGTTCGGCCAGACCTACGCCTGGAAAGCCCGTCCCAGGGCCCTGAAGGTGCAGTACTTCGCCGAGCATATCGGCCCTGTTGACATCGACAAGAAGTTCGGCGCGCCGATCGGCATGGGGGACCAGGACCGGGCCCGCATCATGGTCGCCATCGTGGACTGGAACGCCCGCCGCGAAGTCGGATCGGGCACGGAACCTCCCACCGGCACCTGGGACCCGCAGGAAGCCGCTTCGACCGAACAGGGTAAGATCATCGCCTACGGGTCGCTCTTCATCGACGAGAGCTCGACCGGCGACCGGATGATCGACACGGAGCTCGAACTCCACTTCTACGACCGGGAAGCCAAGCCCAGCGGCCTCTATCAGCTCGTCATCTCCTGCTCGACGAGCGCCTACGGCGACTTCATGACCGGCTGCAAGTCGAACGTCCTCTACATTGACAATTTCGAGTGGGCATACTGA
- a CDS encoding site-specific integrase, giving the protein MQRSTFKVLFYVKRQSEKHGQVPVMGRITINGTMSQFSCKLTVRSTLWDAKANKASGKSLEAQRLNEKLENIKTNIGKQYQRLCDRDSYVTAEKVRNAFLGMGDDCRLLLQTFDEYLAGFLKRVGKDRAYSSYDNYRKRRNRLASFLEYEYRVKDIPFKELKRDFIEKFVVYLSSVQGMRSGTIHSTIKKLKLMTYTAYKNGWIPTDPFAGFYVRPEYSERRYLSASELQAVMDVRLPNYRTGINRDAFVFCAFTGLSHADVVKLTHADIHTDDNGERWIIDRRQKTGTQFRVKLLPAAEMLYKRYKDTYRTSEKVFPLKGTYKTLNMSLRHVAKHAGLSFNPTIHMARHTFATTVTLTQGVPLETVCKMLGHKRITTTQIYAKITNDKIGQDMAALSEKLSSVFKVAQ; this is encoded by the coding sequence ATGCAACGCAGCACTTTCAAAGTCCTTTTCTACGTGAAAAGGCAGTCGGAAAAACATGGTCAGGTTCCCGTCATGGGTCGTATCACGATTAATGGTACGATGTCGCAGTTCAGCTGCAAACTCACCGTTCGCTCCACCCTTTGGGATGCCAAGGCGAACAAGGCTTCCGGTAAGAGCCTCGAAGCTCAGCGTCTCAATGAAAAACTGGAAAATATCAAGACCAATATCGGCAAGCAGTACCAGCGGCTCTGCGACCGTGATTCGTATGTTACGGCCGAAAAAGTCCGCAACGCCTTCCTCGGTATGGGCGACGACTGCCGCCTGCTGTTGCAGACCTTCGACGAATACCTTGCAGGGTTCCTCAAACGTGTGGGCAAAGACCGCGCCTATTCGAGCTATGACAATTACCGCAAACGCCGTAACCGGCTTGCCTCTTTCCTCGAATACGAATACCGTGTAAAAGATATTCCTTTCAAAGAGCTGAAGCGGGATTTCATCGAAAAGTTTGTAGTCTACCTCTCCTCGGTACAAGGGATGCGTTCCGGGACGATCCATTCGACTATCAAGAAACTGAAGCTGATGACCTACACGGCGTATAAGAACGGCTGGATTCCCACCGATCCTTTCGCAGGTTTCTACGTCAGGCCGGAGTACTCGGAACGTCGCTACCTCTCGGCTTCGGAATTGCAGGCTGTCATGGATGTCAGGCTCCCCAACTATCGGACAGGCATCAACCGGGATGCCTTCGTCTTCTGCGCCTTCACGGGCCTGAGCCATGCGGACGTAGTGAAACTCACCCACGCGGACATCCATACGGACGATAACGGAGAGCGCTGGATTATCGACAGGCGCCAGAAAACAGGTACGCAGTTCCGGGTCAAACTGCTTCCCGCCGCTGAAATGCTCTACAAGCGTTATAAGGATACATATCGCACAAGCGAGAAGGTTTTTCCGCTTAAAGGCACTTATAAAACACTGAACATGTCGTTACGGCATGTTGCCAAACATGCCGGATTGTCGTTCAATCCGACGATCCACATGGCGCGTCATACCTTCGCTACGACGGTTACGCTCACACAGGGTGTACCTCTGGAAACGGTCTGCAAGATGCTGGGACATAAACGGATCACCACGACCCAAATCTATGCCAAAATCACCAATGACAAGATCGGACAGGATATGGCGGCATTAAGCGAGAAACTCAGCAGCGTCTTCAAGGTCGCACAGTAA
- a CDS encoding DUF3408 domain-containing protein, whose amino-acid sequence MLNDYLSDLHFWETLGLIMFGSILLWSIFSGISSLIQHWRRPERPDAPAPLPADDREDFIRDRKREEPNKREMPLPAPFRPLRSDDDIVTGDFDRMFLQPRSIRARSTLYVSSETKRKVLEVVRKVGDQHTTAAEHQNRIVRSRRISPFPTVAFSKMPEMEIRKARPLGDSHGLAYFHLRRLIPCRWENLHRKLPCH is encoded by the coding sequence ATGTTGAACGACTATTTATCCGACCTGCACTTTTGGGAAACGCTGGGTCTTATTATGTTCGGATCGATACTCCTTTGGAGTATTTTTTCCGGGATTAGTTCCTTGATACAGCATTGGCGGCGCCCGGAGCGTCCCGATGCCCCGGCACCTCTTCCGGCCGATGACCGTGAGGATTTCATCCGGGATCGAAAGCGGGAAGAGCCCAATAAACGGGAAATGCCGCTTCCGGCGCCCTTCCGGCCTCTGCGGTCTGATGACGACATCGTCACCGGCGATTTCGACCGAATGTTCCTGCAGCCAAGAAGCATTCGTGCCCGCTCGACTCTTTATGTCAGCAGCGAAACCAAACGTAAAGTATTGGAGGTTGTCCGTAAGGTCGGCGATCAGCACACGACCGCGGCTGAACATCAGAACCGGATCGTCAGGAGCCGCAGAATATCGCCTTTTCCGACGGTAGCGTTCAGCAAAATGCCGGAGATGGAAATACGCAAGGCTCGCCCTTTGGGCGATTCGCATGGCCTTGCGTATTTTCATCTCCGGCGTTTAATTCCCTGCCGGTGGGAAAACTTACATCGAAAATTACCCTGCCATTGA
- a CDS encoding DUF3408 domain-containing protein, translated as MKKNCFARMHPSLKTASVPDAPASVVAAPEDSSNPDSQSSETVVSERQDVKPESAHVPDIRRRRSMTLPDCKKTFLVRVDYDLRASLYVSAPTKRKILEVLKKIGGERLTATSYVDNILRHHLEIFRDEINRIHQEQNYHNII; from the coding sequence ATGAAAAAGAACTGTTTTGCGCGTATGCACCCGTCACTCAAGACAGCGTCCGTTCCCGACGCTCCTGCATCCGTTGTCGCCGCACCTGAAGATTCCTCAAATCCCGATTCCCAGTCTTCCGAAACGGTCGTATCCGAAAGGCAGGATGTGAAGCCGGAGAGTGCTCACGTACCGGACATACGACGGCGACGTTCGATGACATTGCCCGACTGCAAAAAAACATTTCTTGTCCGGGTGGATTACGACCTCCGCGCCTCGCTCTATGTCAGTGCCCCTACGAAACGGAAAATCCTTGAAGTCCTGAAAAAAATCGGCGGCGAGCGACTGACCGCGACATCTTATGTAGATAATATCCTGCGGCACCATCTCGAAATATTCCGCGACGAGATCAATCGCATACATCAAGAACAGAATTACCATAACATCATCTAA
- a CDS encoding DUF3408 domain-containing protein, whose translation MAKKTKVEVDEGLVRQVIAGQLPLTTKVTREIEDPAQQEPQAEPDVAARDSGEETQDSPAPAPEPRRRRTMVIPDFEQTYMTRHDIHVRSALYVSIDTKRKVLDVVKKIGSEYMTATSYVENIVRQHLELYKDDINRIYKQKSTKNLI comes from the coding sequence ATGGCTAAAAAAACCAAAGTCGAAGTAGACGAAGGTCTTGTAAGACAGGTGATCGCAGGACAGCTGCCCCTCACGACGAAAGTTACACGCGAGATAGAAGATCCTGCGCAGCAAGAGCCGCAGGCAGAACCGGATGTCGCTGCCCGGGATTCCGGAGAAGAAACACAAGATAGTCCTGCTCCGGCACCGGAGCCCCGGCGGCGACGGACAATGGTCATTCCGGATTTCGAGCAGACCTATATGACTCGCCATGATATACACGTCCGCTCGGCCTTATATGTAAGTATCGACACCAAGCGAAAGGTATTGGATGTAGTTAAGAAAATCGGCAGCGAATATATGACTGCCACGTCCTATGTCGAGAATATCGTGCGGCAGCATCTCGAACTATACAAAGACGACATCAATAGAATTTATAAACAGAAAAGCACCAAAAACCTTATCTGA
- a CDS encoding ParA family protein, with translation MNITPASIAVCNQKGGVGKSTFTVLLASYLHYIVGHDVLVVDCDYPQWSIHAQRERELSLIEHDDYHKLLLIRQFKATGRKLWPLLKCMPLEAPDEVGRLLQNGYNPRIILYDLPGTVNAEGVIRLLASLDAVFVPLKADKVVMESALSFARSLTTNLARNPALTLQSVYLFWTMIDRRERTPLYDQYEAVIRKLGLSLMTTHIPYRSKFNKELLPDNAGVGRSTLLAPERTFAREARIETLATEILTLLNIR, from the coding sequence ATGAACATCACCCCTGCAAGCATTGCCGTCTGCAATCAGAAAGGCGGCGTTGGAAAATCAACCTTCACGGTACTGCTCGCCAGTTACCTGCATTACATCGTCGGGCACGACGTGTTGGTCGTGGACTGCGACTATCCCCAATGGTCGATCCATGCCCAACGGGAGCGGGAACTATCGCTCATCGAGCATGACGATTATCACAAGCTGTTGCTGATACGTCAATTCAAAGCCACGGGCCGCAAGCTCTGGCCGCTGCTGAAATGCATGCCGCTCGAAGCCCCCGATGAAGTCGGGCGGCTACTGCAAAACGGCTACAATCCCCGCATCATTCTCTACGACTTACCGGGAACGGTCAATGCCGAAGGCGTCATTCGGCTCCTCGCGTCGTTGGACGCTGTCTTCGTGCCCCTGAAAGCCGACAAGGTCGTCATGGAAAGTGCGCTCTCCTTTGCCCGGAGTCTCACCACTAACCTTGCCCGGAATCCGGCCCTCACTTTACAGAGCGTCTATCTTTTCTGGACGATGATAGATCGTCGTGAACGCACGCCGCTTTACGACCAATACGAGGCCGTTATCCGTAAGCTCGGGCTGTCGCTTATGACAACTCACATTCCTTACCGCTCGAAGTTCAACAAGGAGCTGCTTCCGGACAATGCAGGAGTCGGCCGCTCGACGCTGCTGGCGCCGGAACGGACTTTTGCCCGTGAAGCACGGATCGAGACCCTCGCAACGGAAATTCTCACGCTTCTTAACATCCGCTGA
- the istA gene encoding IS21 family transposase — protein MLHTNAISHVEHRAGDQMYIDFTGDRLEIVDKTTAEERKVEMFVAILPCSHYTYCEAVRTQKKEDLIRACEDAIRFYGGAPCAIVPDNLKSVVTRSDRNEPVINPDFESFAEHYGCAVVPARVRHLRDKALVENAVKLMYRSAYVYLEGMVFHALEWLNGAILRSLEKFNARNLPRRRESRSQLFDSVERGCLRPLSANRYQMRQRAVATVQRNSYVTLNKRHYSVPVQYVGKRVDMVFDTDTIDIFHGFTHVATHHRNDAPYEYTTKPSHNLPARTGLVQCNRRF, from the coding sequence ATGCTGCATACCAACGCTATAAGCCATGTCGAGCACCGTGCGGGAGACCAAATGTATATCGATTTTACCGGAGACAGACTGGAGATAGTCGACAAGACTACAGCAGAAGAGAGGAAAGTGGAAATGTTTGTCGCGATACTTCCATGCAGCCACTACACATACTGCGAGGCGGTGCGGACACAGAAGAAGGAAGATCTGATCAGGGCATGCGAGGACGCCATCCGTTTCTACGGCGGAGCTCCGTGTGCGATCGTGCCGGACAACCTGAAATCGGTCGTGACGCGCAGCGACCGCAACGAGCCCGTGATCAATCCGGACTTCGAATCCTTTGCGGAGCATTACGGCTGCGCCGTGGTTCCAGCCCGTGTGCGTCATCTCAGGGACAAGGCGCTCGTGGAAAACGCGGTAAAGCTGATGTACCGGTCTGCGTATGTGTATCTTGAAGGAATGGTGTTCCATGCTCTGGAATGGCTCAACGGAGCCATCCTCAGGTCTCTGGAGAAGTTCAATGCCCGCAATCTGCCCCGTCGCAGGGAATCACGCAGTCAACTCTTCGATTCTGTTGAGCGGGGCTGTCTGCGGCCATTGTCCGCGAACCGCTATCAGATGAGACAGCGTGCTGTAGCCACCGTCCAGCGCAATAGCTACGTAACACTCAACAAGCGCCATTACAGCGTGCCGGTCCAATATGTGGGCAAGCGAGTGGATATGGTCTTTGACACCGACACAATCGACATCTTCCATGGCTTCACCCATGTGGCAACGCATCACCGCAACGACGCCCCGTACGAATACACAACGAAGCCCTCCCACAATCTGCCTGCCCGAACTGGACTGGTACAATGCAATCGGAGATTCTAA
- a CDS encoding glycoside hydrolase family 43 protein — translation MKRLFLLIPTLFAIACCTASGPRSVDAPVKIPLADPFILLYDGVYYAYGTGAENGIEVWTSCNLVSWKRAEGGARDGLALYRGDVWGDKWFWAPEVYRLKDKFYMYFTAEEHICVATSDSPLGPFVQREKAPMIPGERCIDNTLFIDDDGRAYMYFDKFNDGLNIWVVEMEDDYVTMKKGTMRPCIHVSQAWEEVWPRVNEGCFVIRQNGTYYMTYSANSYESPFYGIGCATADSPLGPWTKYDHNPLLQNPGELVGVGHSAMFRDKAGNLKVVFHAHKSKDSIHPREMYISDVRFRLQQGRSLMEIAPEYATPRIAE, via the coding sequence ATGAAACGACTGTTTTTGCTGATTCCTACCCTGTTCGCTATCGCCTGTTGTACGGCGTCTGGACCCCGCTCGGTGGATGCTCCGGTAAAGATTCCTTTGGCCGACCCGTTCATCCTACTTTACGACGGGGTTTATTATGCCTATGGCACGGGAGCCGAGAATGGCATCGAGGTGTGGACCTCCTGCAACCTGGTTTCCTGGAAGAGAGCCGAAGGTGGCGCCCGCGACGGACTGGCTCTGTACCGTGGGGATGTCTGGGGCGATAAATGGTTCTGGGCGCCCGAGGTTTATCGGCTGAAAGACAAATTCTACATGTATTTTACGGCCGAGGAGCATATTTGCGTCGCCACTTCCGATTCTCCGCTGGGGCCTTTCGTGCAGCGGGAGAAGGCGCCGATGATCCCCGGTGAAAGGTGTATCGACAACACGCTGTTCATTGACGACGATGGCCGGGCGTACATGTATTTCGATAAGTTCAACGACGGCCTGAATATCTGGGTTGTCGAGATGGAGGACGATTACGTGACGATGAAAAAAGGGACGATGCGTCCGTGTATCCATGTTTCGCAGGCGTGGGAAGAGGTGTGGCCCCGCGTAAACGAAGGCTGCTTCGTGATCCGGCAGAACGGGACTTATTACATGACCTATTCGGCCAACAGCTATGAAAGTCCTTTCTACGGTATCGGATGCGCAACGGCCGATTCTCCGCTGGGCCCTTGGACCAAATACGATCACAACCCCTTGTTGCAGAATCCCGGCGAGTTGGTCGGCGTCGGGCACAGTGCAATGTTCCGTGACAAGGCGGGTAACCTGAAGGTCGTCTTCCATGCCCACAAAAGCAAGGATTCGATTCATCCCCGTGAAATGTATATCTCCGATGTGCGCTTCCGTTTGCAGCAGGGACGCTCTCTGATGGAAATCGCACCTGAATACGCGACGCCGCGGATTGCGGAATAG